CGGCTTGCGCCCGAAGGCGCCCCTCGTGCGCGAGATGCGGTAGTCGATGCGATCGTCCACCCAGGATTCGAGCTCGGGGATGTCGGTGATCGTGCCCGCCAGCTCGTTCGAGATGTGCTCGGTGACGCGATCGAGCCGCGCGATGCGCTCGGCCCGCTCGAGCACCCGGTCGTCGATGCGCAGCGCGCGCAGCGTCGACCAGCTCATGAGCAGCAGCACCACGCTGAACGGCAGCGCGGTCGCGAGGGCGGCAGCCTGCAGCGATTGCAGGCCGCCGGCTAGCAGCAGCGCGATCGCCACCACGCCCTCGAGGATCGACCACAGCACGCGCGACCACGTGGGCGGGTTGGGGTGGCCGCCCGAGGCGAGCATGTCGACCACCAGCGACCCCGAATCCGATGAGGTGATGAAGAAGATCGCGACCAGCAGGATGCCGACCACCGAGAACACGGTGCCGAGGGGAAGATCTCCGAGCACCTTGAACAGAGCGCTCTCGACGTGCACCTCGCCGTTCTCGACCAGGTCGCCCTCGCCGAACAGCTGGCGGTAGATGCCGGCGCCGCCCATCACCGAGAACCACACGACGCCCACGAGGGTCGGTGCGAGCAGCACGCCCGCGATGAACTCGCGCACGGTGCGGCCGCGCGAGATGCGGGCGATGAAGATGCCCACGAACGGCGACCACGAGATCCACCAGCCCCAGTAGAAGATCGTCCATCCCGAGAACCAGCTGGTGGCCTCCGGCGAGCGCTGGTAGGCGCCCACGTCGAAGGTCATCTGCAACGCGTTCGCCAGGTAGAAGCCGATCGACTCGGTGAGATTCTGCAGCAGGAACAGCGTGGGCCCGAGCAGCAGCACGCTGATGAGCAGCAGCCCCGCCATCGACAGGTTGATGTTCGAGAGCCACTTCATGCCGGCGCCGATGCCGCTGATCACCGAGAGCATGGCGATGAGGGTGATGACGAGGATCAGCACGACGAGCAGCGTGTTGCTCGCTCGATCGACGATCCCGATCTCGGCCATGCCCGCCGAGATCTGCTGCACCCCGAGGCCGAGCGAGGTCGCCACGCCGAAGACGGTGCCGAAGATCGCGAGCACGTCGATGACGTCGCCGACCCAGCCCTTGACGCGCTCGCCGAACAGGGGCTCGAGCGACCAGCGGATCGAGACCGGCCGCCCGCGGCGGTGGATCGCGTAGGCGATCGCGAGGCCGATCACCGCGTAGATCGCCCAAGGGTGCAGCCCCCAGTGCACGAAGGTCTGGGCCATCGCGAGACCGGCGAGTTCGGCCTGGTCGCCCTCCCACCCGGGCTTCGGCTGCACGGTCGCGTACGTGAGCGGTTCGCCCACCCCGTAGAACACGAGACCGATGCCCATGCCGGCGGCGAACAGCATCGAGAACCACGACAGCACCCCGAACTCGGGCACGTCGTCGTCGCGGCCGAGGCGGATGCGCCCGAGGCGCGAGCACGCGATCCCGACCGCCACGGCGATGAACACCGCGACGATGATCATGTAGTACCAGCCGAGGTGCTCGACGATCCAGTTCTGCACCGCCATGAATACGCTTCCGGCGAGCGCCGGTGCGAGGATCGCGAACAGGGAGACCAGGAGGATCACGATGAGCGCGGGCCAGAAGACCCGCGGTGAGATCATGCCCCGCCCGATCCGCACGCCATGGCTGCGCAGCTTCTCGGTGATGCGGGCGTCGGAGTCGTCCTCGGCGATCTGCACGGAGCTCGGCAGGTGCACGGTGGCCGGCAAGCTCGGATCGGACGGGATCGCGGCGGCCACCCGGCTCAGCTGGGCGGCGAGCTCGGCCTCCGACCTGAGCAGGGCCTCGGCCACCGTCTCGAACGGCGCGTCGGCCGCGGGTTCGGCGTCGGGCCCGCGGCGCGCGTCGCGCCCGGTCTCGGCGCGGCCGCCTGCGCCGGATCGCTGTTCGGGAGGCGTCTCGGCACCCGTGTCGGGCTGCGACCCGTCGCCGTCCCCCGGCTGATCGGTTGCGCTCATGGCCGTTCTCCACTCTGTTCGACGAACGATTCGGCCCTTCTACCTTCGCGGGCCGAGGGTGCCATTGCAAGCCGGGCGGCGGCTTCAATGCCTCGGGAGGCATACGGCGCGAGTCGCGGCCGCCGCGGTGTCGCCTCGCAACGGCGTGTCGATCTTGAAAGTTCGGCATACCGAACTTTAAGATGGGGACCACCGAACCGACGCCTCCCGTCCGAGGCGCTTGCGCACGACCGTGAAGGAGACCCCATGCCCCGCCGCTCGCCCCGCCCCGCCCGCATCCGCTCGCTGGCGCTCGCCGCAGCCGTGCTCGCCGCGAGCGCGCTCACCGCCTGCAGCGCGAACGCCGCGGAGGGCCCGGGCCGCGACGACGGGCGCCCCGTAGTGCTCACCACCTTCACCGTGCTCGCCGACATGGCGCGCAACGTCGCGGGCGAGCACCTGCGCGTCGAGTCGATCACCAAGCCGGGCGCCGAGATCCACGGCTACGAACCAACGCCGAGCGACGTGCGCCGCGCGGTCGAGGCCGAGCTGATCCTCGACAACGGCCTCGGGCTCGAAGCCTGGTTCGAGCAGTTCGTCGCCGACCTCGACGTCCCCCACGCGGTCGTGAGCGAGGGCGTCGAACCGATCCCGATCGCCGACGACGCGCACGCGGGCATGCCCAACCCGCACGCCTGGATGAGCCCGCACAGCGCGCAGACCTACGTCGACAACATGGTGGCGGCCTTCAGCGAGCTCGACCCCGAGCACGCCGCCGACTACACCGCCAACGGAGAGGCCTACGGCGCCGAGCTGCAGCGGGTGCACGACGAGCTCACGGCCAAGCTCTCGGACCTGCCCGAGCAGCAGCGCGCGCTCGTCACCTGCGAGGGCGCCTTCTCGTATCTCGCCCGCGACACCGGACTCACCGAGCGCTACATCTGGGCGGTCAACGCCGAACAGCAGGCCACACCGCAGCAGATCGCGGGCACGATCGACTTCGTGCGGCAGAACGACGTGCCCGCCGTGTTCTGCGAGTCGACCGTCTCGGACAAGCCGATGCGGCAGGTCGTCGAATCCACCGACGCCGAGTTCGGCGGCGTGCTCTACGTCGACTCCCTGTCCGAGGCCGACGGCCCCGTGCCGAGCTACCTCGAGCTGATCCGCCACGACGCGCAGCTCATCGCCGACGGTCTCACCGGAGGCGACGCGTGACCGCCCCCGCCGCCCCGGCGCTCGAGATCCGCGACCTCACCGTGCGCTACGGCGACGTGCTCGCCCTCGACGGGGCCGACTTCTCGGTCGAACCCGGGCGCGTCTGCGGCCTCGTCGGCATGAACGGCTCGGGCAAGTCGACCCTCTTCAAGACGATCATGGGCATGATCCGCCCCGACTCCGGATCGGTGCTCATCGACGGCGACCCCCCGGCTCGCGCCCGCCGCGAGGGCCGCGTCGGATACGTGCCGCAGAGCGAAGACGTCGACTGGGCGTTCCCGGTCTCGGTGCGCGACGTGGTGATGATGGGGCGCTACGGCCACCTCGGCGTCTCGCGGCGGCCCCGGCGCGCCGACCAGCACGCGGTCGACCGCGCACTCGAGCGCGTCGAGCTGACCGACTACGCCGACCGGCAGATCGGGCGGCTCTCGGGCGGGCAGCGCAAACGCGCATTCGTCGCCCGGGGCATCGCGCAGGGAGCCACCACCCTGCTGCTCGACGAGCCCTTCGCGGGCGTCGACAAGCGCTCCGAGGCGACCATCACCCGTCTGCTGCGCGAGCTCGCCGCCGACGACCACACGATC
The genomic region above belongs to Leucobacter muris and contains:
- a CDS encoding BCCT family transporter gives rise to the protein MSATDQPGDGDGSQPDTGAETPPEQRSGAGGRAETGRDARRGPDAEPAADAPFETVAEALLRSEAELAAQLSRVAAAIPSDPSLPATVHLPSSVQIAEDDSDARITEKLRSHGVRIGRGMISPRVFWPALIVILLVSLFAILAPALAGSVFMAVQNWIVEHLGWYYMIIVAVFIAVAVGIACSRLGRIRLGRDDDVPEFGVLSWFSMLFAAGMGIGLVFYGVGEPLTYATVQPKPGWEGDQAELAGLAMAQTFVHWGLHPWAIYAVIGLAIAYAIHRRGRPVSIRWSLEPLFGERVKGWVGDVIDVLAIFGTVFGVATSLGLGVQQISAGMAEIGIVDRASNTLLVVLILVITLIAMLSVISGIGAGMKWLSNINLSMAGLLLISVLLLGPTLFLLQNLTESIGFYLANALQMTFDVGAYQRSPEATSWFSGWTIFYWGWWISWSPFVGIFIARISRGRTVREFIAGVLLAPTLVGVVWFSVMGGAGIYRQLFGEGDLVENGEVHVESALFKVLGDLPLGTVFSVVGILLVAIFFITSSDSGSLVVDMLASGGHPNPPTWSRVLWSILEGVVAIALLLAGGLQSLQAAALATALPFSVVLLLMSWSTLRALRIDDRVLERAERIARLDRVTEHISNELAGTITDIPELESWVDDRIDYRISRTRGAFGRKPTEKR
- a CDS encoding metal ABC transporter substrate-binding protein, with protein sequence MPRRSPRPARIRSLALAAAVLAASALTACSANAAEGPGRDDGRPVVLTTFTVLADMARNVAGEHLRVESITKPGAEIHGYEPTPSDVRRAVEAELILDNGLGLEAWFEQFVADLDVPHAVVSEGVEPIPIADDAHAGMPNPHAWMSPHSAQTYVDNMVAAFSELDPEHAADYTANGEAYGAELQRVHDELTAKLSDLPEQQRALVTCEGAFSYLARDTGLTERYIWAVNAEQQATPQQIAGTIDFVRQNDVPAVFCESTVSDKPMRQVVESTDAEFGGVLYVDSLSEADGPVPSYLELIRHDAQLIADGLTGGDA
- a CDS encoding metal ABC transporter ATP-binding protein translates to MTAPAAPALEIRDLTVRYGDVLALDGADFSVEPGRVCGLVGMNGSGKSTLFKTIMGMIRPDSGSVLIDGDPPARARREGRVGYVPQSEDVDWAFPVSVRDVVMMGRYGHLGVSRRPRRADQHAVDRALERVELTDYADRQIGRLSGGQRKRAFVARGIAQGATTLLLDEPFAGVDKRSEATITRLLRELAADDHTILVSTHDLHALPALADEAVLLMRRVLMHGDPHEVLQPDALALAFGLDVMHRDDGPAWDDRERDDDSRERDAREPGEDA